In a single window of the Necator americanus strain Aroian chromosome X, whole genome shotgun sequence genome:
- a CDS encoding hypothetical protein (NECATOR_CHRX.G22310.T1), whose protein sequence is MSLLYQSSIRGRTIASSEEDFPSKGEQRKPPSLERDLFTMLDGFWEDSAMGNIDEEYDRLVKHLHNCAKKTESFETTKRRLSLETLELIRQRGAARAAGNQEITSELAKLCREAIKEDL, encoded by the coding sequence atgtcgctgttgtaccaaagttctatacggggtcggaccatcgcctcctccgaggaagattttccttcaaaaggagagcagagaaagccgccaagtttaGAGAGGGATCTCTTCACTATGCTAgacggcttttgggaagattccgcaatgggcaacatcgacgaggaatatgaccggcttgttaaACACCTTCATAactgcgcgaagaagactGAGAGTTTTGAAacaaccaagagacgcctgtctcttgaaactcttgagctaatacgccagcgtggagcagcacgagccgcaggaaACCAAGAaatcacgtccgagctcgcaaagctttgcagagaggcgataaaggaagatctttaa
- a CDS encoding hypothetical protein (NECATOR_CHRX.G22311.T1) encodes MTALRNPKGTTIASRRGIEKIIFDFYSDLFDSHVYLPPRHLREDGHVITEVLPSEIRHAIMSVRNRTASGPDRIKLEQLKNLPPVLINTLARIFTRYLSECKVPKQWKTSKTVLLYKKRDSHDIGNYRPICLLSVIYKLFTRVILNRIENVLDEGQPCEQSLFRKGFGTIDHIRTVSKLIEVSREYKMPLCLTFIDLKKAFDSFETEAVMEALDNQGVTTQCIKVLRESYSNFTSGISSFYKNIIIDVEEGVRQGDTITQNIHSHPGERNAKFGMAGHGSEG; translated from the coding sequence atgactgctctccggaacccgaagggaacaaccattgcatcgagaagggggatagagaaaatcatcttcgacttctactctgatctcttcgacagccatgtctaCTTGCCTCCTCGTCATCtaagggaagacggacatgtcattacagaggttctcccgtccgaaatacgacatgctatcatgtcggtaagaaatcgtacggcatccggtcccgacagaataaaactagaacaactgaagaaccttccgccagtactcatcaacaccctggcgaggatctttacacgttacctgtcggaatgcaaggttcctaaacaatggaagaccagcaagaccgtgttgttgtataaaaagagagattcacatgacatcggcaactatcgcccaatctgcttactgtccgttatctacaagctctttacaagagtgatccttaataggattgaaaacgTCTTGGacgaaggacagccatgcgagcaatcATTGTTCCGAAAAGGATTcggcacgattgaccacattcgcactgtttcgaaactcatcgaggtatcacgagagtacaagatgccgctctgtctcaccttcatcgacttgaagaaggcctttgactcatttgagacggaagcggtcatggaagccttggacaaccaaggcgtcacTACTCAGtgcataaaggtacttcgagagtcgtacagtaacttcacttCCGGAATTTcgtcattctacaagaatatcatcattgacgtggaagagggggtccgacagggtgatacaatcacccaaa